The genomic interval GGCAAGGCCCATTGGCAGGTCGTCGATGTCAGCGACGAGCAAGCCTTTGTCGGCGCAATCGAGGCCGCAGCGCAGCAGCATGGCCGCCTGGACATCCTGGTCAACAACGCCATGGCCTACACCTGGGGTGCCATCGACAGCACCAGCACGGGCGACTGGCACGCCAACTTCCGCACCACCGTGGACGGCACGTTCTGGGGCACGCGCACGGCCATGGCGCTGATGAAAGCCCAAGGCGGCGGCGCCATCGTCAACATCGCCTCGATCTGCGGGTTGTTTGGTACGCCCTGGATGGCCGGCTACTCGGCAGCCAAGGCCGCAGTGATCAACTTCAGCCGAGCTGCAGCCAGCGAAGGGGCGGCCAACAGGATTCGCTGCAACGTGGTGGTCCCGGGCGTCATCGAAACCCCGGCAACCGCGAGCATGCTGGCCGACGCCAAGGCCCGTGGCAACACCGAGAAACTGATCCCGCTGCGCCGTATCGGCCAGGCGCAGGAGGTAGCCAACGCGATTCTGTTCCTGGCAAGCGACGAAGCGTCCTATATCACCGGCGCGTGTGTGCCGGTGGATGGCGGGCGCAGCTCGGAACTCTACACGGTGCTGGAGTGATGAGCATGGAACCGAACACGTTGTTGGCACGCATCGACCGGCTTGAGTCGATTGAGGAAATTCGTCAATTGGCGGCCAAGTACTCGCTGTCGCTGGACATGCGCGACCTCGATGCCCATGTCAATCTGTTTGCCGAAGACATCCGCGTTGGCCGCGAAAAGACTGGCCGTGCGCATCTGAAAGCGTGGGTCGATGCCACCTTGCGCGATCAGTTCAGCGGTACCTCGCATCACCTGGGCCAGCACATCATCGAACTGCTTGACGCCGACAATGCTGTTGGCGTGGTGTATTCCAAGAACGAGCATGAGACCGGCCCCGAGTGGGTGACCATGCAAATGCTTTATTGGGATGACTACCAGCGCATCGATGGCCGCTGGTACTTCCGTCGCCGCCTGCCGTGCTACTGGTACGCCAGCGACCTCAACAAGCCGCCGATCGGCGAGCGAAAGATGCGCTGGCCAGGGCGTGAACCCTATGCCGGCAGCTTCCACGACCTGTTCCCGTCGTGGGCCGAGTTCTGGGCCCGGCGCCCGGACAAGGAGCAACTGCCTGATGTTGCCCCGGCCGCGCCCCTTGAGCACTTTCTAGCCACCCTGCGACGCGGTGCTGCGGCACCGAAGATTCGTGTGCGCTGAGGACTCGCGATGAGCATATTGTTTGAACCCCTGCGCCTGGGTGAGCTGGAGCTGAGCAACCGCATTGTCATGGCGCCGATGACCCGCAGCCGCGCCAGCGTACAGGCCGTGCCGACAGCTGAAATGGTCGACTATTACCGCCAGCGCGCCAGTGCCGGGCTGATCATTGCCGAAGGCACCGCACCGTCAGCCGAGGGGCTGGGCTATTGCCGCACACCGGCCATTTACGACAGCGCGCAGATCGAGGGTTGGCGCCAGATCACCCGCGCGGTGAGCAATGCCGGCGGGCGCATGGTGTTGCAGTTGATGCACGTGGGCCGCGCCGCCAGTTGGCAAAACAAACCGGCGGGGGCACGGACCGTCGCCCCATCGGCGATACGCGCCCGCACCCAGGTGTTCTGCGATGGGGCCGGCCTGGTCGATACCGATGAGCCTCAGGCGTTGAGCCTTGAGGACATTGACCGCGTGATCGAGCAATACCGGCGCGCAGCCCTGAACGCCCGCGAAGCCGGCTTCGAAGGGGTCGAGCTGCATTGCACCAGTGGTTACCTGCCGATGCAGTTCATGGCGTCCGGCAGCAACCAGCGCAGTGATGGCTATGGTGGCGCAGCAGCCAACCGTGTGCGTTTCCCGGCCCAGGTGTTGGCCGCGATGGCGGCGGCAATCGGCTCGGGGCGCGTAGGTTTTCGCTTGTGCCCGGGTAACCCTTACAACGACATCAGCGACGCTGACCCGGCCGGCACTGCACAAGCCTTGTGTGAGCAAGTCGAGCCGCTTGGCCTGGCTTACCTGCACATCATGCGCTCGCCGCTGGCCACACTGGATGCCTTTGCCTTGGCGCGCAGCCATAGCAGCAGCGGGTTGATCCTCAATGACGGTTTCGACGGGCCTTCGGCCGCTGCGGCAATAGAAGCTGGGCAGGGCGCCGCAGTGTCGTTCGCCCGCCACTTTATCGGCAACCCGGACCTGGTCGAACGCCTGCGTGCCGGCCTGCCCCTAGCCGGTTTCGACCGCAAGACACTCTATACGAAAGGATCGCCTGGCTATTCGGATTATCCGACCCACGCCCAGGCGACTGCATGAACAGCCGGTTTTATCGGAGGTAGGGATGAACAATTTCAATAACAACGCAAGCCTGCTGTCCAGTGTTGATCGCGGGGTTGTGCCCCGCGAACAAACCCAGGCCATCCTTGATCGCCGGGCCGAAGCTGCCGCGCGGATCAAACCTGCGGATCGCTATACCCTGGCGGATCGCCTCGAAGAACAGGCGCAACGCCACGGCGAGCGGCCTTTCGTCATTTATGGCGATCAGCGCTTGAGCTACGCCCAGGTCAACGCCCGGGCCGACCAACTGGCTCACGTATTTCATTCCCGTGGCCTGCGCCCCGGCGATGTCTGCGCGCTGGCCATGGAGAACCGCCCGGCGTTTTTCTGCTGCTGGTTTGGCCTGGTCAAGCTCGGTGTGGTGGTGGGCTTCGTCAATACCCAGGTCAGTGGCCGGCCGCTGGTGCACGCGCTGGAGGCAATCGACGCCAAAGCGATGCTCGTCGGCGAGGAAGTGCTGGGCAACGTTCTGGCAACCGAAGGCCTGCCGCCGCTGCCGCTGTTGCTGGTCGAAGAAGCCGAGCAAGCGTGGGCCGGGGCAATGCCTGCACAGGTTGACACCGGCCTGGCCGAAGCATTGGCCAATGCCCCGTGCACGCCATTCCCGCGTGACCTGCGTGCCGACCTGCGCGCCGAGTCGCCGAGCCTGCTGATCTTTACCTCGGGCACCACCGGTTTGCCGAAAGCCGCGCGTTACAGCCATATGCGCTGGATGTCGACGGGCGACATCATGGAAGTCACTCTGCAGACCACGCCCGGCGATGTGTTCTATTGCTGCCTGCCGCTGTACCACGGCGCAGCGGCCACTTCAGTGACGTCAACCGCGCTGAAAACAGGTGCGGCGATCGTGGTGCGGCGCAAGTTCAGCGTCCGCGAATTCTGGAAGGACGTGCGCGAGCACCGCATCAGCGTGTTCCAGTACATCGGCGAGATCTGCCGCTACCTGCTCAACCAGCCCAAGGCGGCCGGCGAACGCGACCATGGCCTGCGCTGCATGCTCGGCGCCGGGTTGACGCGCGAGACCTGGCAGAACTGGGTGCAGCGTTTCGGGCCGATCCAGGTGTTCGAGGGCTGGGGTTCTACCGAGTCCAATACCAACGTGGTCAACGTCGACAACTATGTGGGCGCCTGCGGGCGCATACCGTTCTGGGACAAGAGCAACCTGCGCCTGGTGCGCTATGACGTTGAAACCGACAGCCATCCACGCGACGAGCACGGTTTTTACCAGCTCTGCGAAGTGGGTGAAGTGGGTGAAGCCCTGGGCTTGATCATCGACCACCCGCAGATCGGCGGCGGCCGCTTCGAGGGTTACACCTCGGCCGAGGCAACCGACAGCAAGATCCGCCGCAATGTCTTGCGCCCAGGGGATGCCTATTGGAGTTCGGGCGACCTGCTGCGTTATGACGAAGACGGCTACCTGTACTTCATCGACCGCATCGGTGACACCTTTCGCTGGAAGAGCGAGAACGTCTCCACCCTGGAGGTGGCGGCTGCGCTGGGGGATTTTGCCGGGCTCGAGCTGATCAACATCTACGGTGTGCAGGTGCCCGGGCAAGAGGGGCGCGCCGGCATGGCGGCGGTGCTGATGCAGCCTGGCCAGCCATTTGACCCTGAAGCGTTCTATGCGCTGACCGAGGTGCGTTTGCCACGCTATGCGGCGCCGGTGTTCGTGCGGGTGTCAGCGGCGGCTGACCTGACCAGCACCTTCAAATTGCGCAAGGTCGACCTGCAGCGCCAGGGCTACGCGCCGACGGCGTTCAGCGACCCGCTGTTCATCCGTGACGAAAGCAGCCGCAGCTATGTGCCGTACAGCACCCACGTGCTAAGGCGCATTGGCCTGGCCGCTTTTGCGGGTGACGTCAGTGAGTAGCCTGGATGCCCAGGGGCACGAATGGCGCGCAGGCCTGCGCTTCCCCTGGCCGCAGCCACCAGCCAATGGCGAGGTTCAGCAGGTTGCCGAAGGGCTGTTGTGGCTGCGCATGCCGCTGCCGTTCGGGCTTGACCACATCAACCTGTACCTGCTGCGCCACGGCGAGGGCTGGGTGGCGGTCGATACCGGGCTCAACAACACGCAGACCCGCGACATCTGGGAAGCGCTGTTTGTGACGGTGTTGGGTGGTTTGCCGCTGCTGGCGGTGATCTGCACGCACTTTCACTCGGACCATGTCGGGGTGCTCGGCTGGTTGACCGAGCGCTTCCGCTGCCCGGTGTTCATGAGCGCCAGTGAATATCAGGCGATGCACCAGCTGCGCGCGCCAGGTGACACCAGCACTAGCTGGGCGTTTTACCAGCATTACCAGCGCGCAGGCTTCAACCAGGAACAGACCGCAGCATTGTTCCCGTTGCTGGGCTCCGCGCACTTTCGGCCAGAGGTGCCCACCAGTTTCCGGCGCCTGAGTGAAGGCACACAACTGGTGATAGGCGGGCGCCGTTGGCAGGTCCTGATCGGCCGCGGCCATTCGCCCGAACATGCCTGCCTGTACTGCGCCGAGGACGGCCTGTTGATTTCCGGTGACCAGGTGCTGCCGCGCATCACCTCCAGTGTCTGCGTGCAGGTCACCGAGCCCGATGCCGACCCATTGCGCGACTGGCTGGATTCGGTCGAGCGCTTGCGGGAGGTGCCCGATAGCGTGCTGGT from Pseudomonas fortuita carries:
- a CDS encoding alkene reductase produces the protein MSILFEPLRLGELELSNRIVMAPMTRSRASVQAVPTAEMVDYYRQRASAGLIIAEGTAPSAEGLGYCRTPAIYDSAQIEGWRQITRAVSNAGGRMVLQLMHVGRAASWQNKPAGARTVAPSAIRARTQVFCDGAGLVDTDEPQALSLEDIDRVIEQYRRAALNAREAGFEGVELHCTSGYLPMQFMASGSNQRSDGYGGAAANRVRFPAQVLAAMAAAIGSGRVGFRLCPGNPYNDISDADPAGTAQALCEQVEPLGLAYLHIMRSPLATLDAFALARSHSSSGLILNDGFDGPSAAAAIEAGQGAAVSFARHFIGNPDLVERLRAGLPLAGFDRKTLYTKGSPGYSDYPTHAQATA
- a CDS encoding MBL fold metallo-hydrolase translates to MSSLDAQGHEWRAGLRFPWPQPPANGEVQQVAEGLLWLRMPLPFGLDHINLYLLRHGEGWVAVDTGLNNTQTRDIWEALFVTVLGGLPLLAVICTHFHSDHVGVLGWLTERFRCPVFMSASEYQAMHQLRAPGDTSTSWAFYQHYQRAGFNQEQTAALFPLLGSAHFRPEVPTSFRRLSEGTQLVIGGRRWQVLIGRGHSPEHACLYCAEDGLLISGDQVLPRITSSVCVQVTEPDADPLRDWLDSVERLREVPDSVLVLPAHERPFYNLHLRLDQLRAHHLGHLQQLLAACTAPRSAVELMAELFPKVKGRFDELMAIGETLAHVNYLIAQGQLVREETAGVFRYGRTPEGVNVQSVLGQL
- a CDS encoding SDR family NAD(P)-dependent oxidoreductase, translating into MSTRLQGKIAFITGASSGIGAATARRFAQEGATVVLCGRNQAPLEAVASTIREAGGKAHWQVVDVSDEQAFVGAIEAAAQQHGRLDILVNNAMAYTWGAIDSTSTGDWHANFRTTVDGTFWGTRTAMALMKAQGGGAIVNIASICGLFGTPWMAGYSAAKAAVINFSRAAASEGAANRIRCNVVVPGVIETPATASMLADAKARGNTEKLIPLRRIGQAQEVANAILFLASDEASYITGACVPVDGGRSSELYTVLE
- a CDS encoding long-chain-acyl-CoA synthetase, whose amino-acid sequence is MNNFNNNASLLSSVDRGVVPREQTQAILDRRAEAAARIKPADRYTLADRLEEQAQRHGERPFVIYGDQRLSYAQVNARADQLAHVFHSRGLRPGDVCALAMENRPAFFCCWFGLVKLGVVVGFVNTQVSGRPLVHALEAIDAKAMLVGEEVLGNVLATEGLPPLPLLLVEEAEQAWAGAMPAQVDTGLAEALANAPCTPFPRDLRADLRAESPSLLIFTSGTTGLPKAARYSHMRWMSTGDIMEVTLQTTPGDVFYCCLPLYHGAAATSVTSTALKTGAAIVVRRKFSVREFWKDVREHRISVFQYIGEICRYLLNQPKAAGERDHGLRCMLGAGLTRETWQNWVQRFGPIQVFEGWGSTESNTNVVNVDNYVGACGRIPFWDKSNLRLVRYDVETDSHPRDEHGFYQLCEVGEVGEALGLIIDHPQIGGGRFEGYTSAEATDSKIRRNVLRPGDAYWSSGDLLRYDEDGYLYFIDRIGDTFRWKSENVSTLEVAAALGDFAGLELINIYGVQVPGQEGRAGMAAVLMQPGQPFDPEAFYALTEVRLPRYAAPVFVRVSAAADLTSTFKLRKVDLQRQGYAPTAFSDPLFIRDESSRSYVPYSTHVLRRIGLAAFAGDVSE
- a CDS encoding nuclear transport factor 2 family protein gives rise to the protein MEPNTLLARIDRLESIEEIRQLAAKYSLSLDMRDLDAHVNLFAEDIRVGREKTGRAHLKAWVDATLRDQFSGTSHHLGQHIIELLDADNAVGVVYSKNEHETGPEWVTMQMLYWDDYQRIDGRWYFRRRLPCYWYASDLNKPPIGERKMRWPGREPYAGSFHDLFPSWAEFWARRPDKEQLPDVAPAAPLEHFLATLRRGAAAPKIRVR